One stretch of Thalassophryne amazonica chromosome 17, fThaAma1.1, whole genome shotgun sequence DNA includes these proteins:
- the enc1 gene encoding ectoderm-neural cortex protein 1, translated as MKMSVCVHENRKSRASTGSMNIYLFHKSSYADSVLMHLNSLRQQRLFTDVLLHAGSRSFPCHRAVLAACSRYFEAMFSGGLRESQESEVDFHDSIHPEVLELLLDYAYSSRVVINEENAESLLEAGDMLEFQDIRDACAEFLERNLHPSNCLGMLLLSDAHQCTKLSELSWGMCLSNFPAICKTEDFLQLPKDMVVQLLSHEELETEDERLVYEAALNWINYDLERRHCHLPELLRTVRLALLPAIFLMENVSTEELINAQAKSKELVDEAIRCKLKILQNDGVVNSLCARPRKTSHALFLLGGQTFMCDKLYLVDQKAKEIIPKADIPSPRKEFSACAIGCKMYITGGRGSENGVSKDVWVYDTVHEEWSKAAPMLIARFGHGSAELKHCLYVVGGHTAATGCLPASPSLSLKQVEQFDPVANKWTMVAPLREGVSNAAVVSVKLKLFAFGGTSVTHDKLPKVQCYDPQENRWTVPASCPQPWRYTAAAVLGNQIFVMGGDTEFSACSAYKFSSESYQWTKVGDVTAKRMSCQAVASGNKLYVVGGYFGTQRCKTLDCYDPTLDAWNSITTVPYSLIPTAFVSTWKHLPA; from the coding sequence ATGAAAATGTCCGTGTGTGTCCATGAGAACCGAAAGTCACGAGCCAGCACGGGCTCTATGAACATCTACCTGTTCCACAAGTCGTCTTATGCCGACAGCGTCCTCATGCACCTCAACTCACTGCGGCAGCAAAGGCTTTTCACAGATGTCTTGCTTCATGCCGGCAGCCGCTCCTTTCCCTGCCATCGCGCTGTTCTGGCTGCCTGCAGCCGCTACTTCGAGGCCATGTTCAGTGGTGGCCTTAGGGAGAGCCAGGAAAGTGAAGTCGACTTTCATGACTCCATCCACCCAGAGGTTTTAGAGCTCCTCCTGGACTATGCATACTCTTCACGTGTGGTCATCAACGAAGAAAATGCAGAGTCACTGTTGGAGGCCGGAGACATGCTGGAGTTTCAAGACATCCGGGATGCTTGTGCTGAATTCCTAGAAAGAAACCTTCATCCATCTAACTGCCTTGGCATGCTTTTGCTGTCTGATGCTCACCAGTGTACCAAGCTGTCAGAGCTGTCCTGGGGTATGTGCCTCAGCAACTTCCCTGCTATTTGCAAGACAGAGGACTTCCTTCAGTTACCCAAAGATATGGTGGTGCAGCTTTTGTCACATGAGGAGCTGGAAACAGAAGATGAGAGACTGGTTTATGAAGCTGCCCTGAACTGGATCAACTATGACCTAGAGAGGAGACACTGCCACCTTCCAGAGCTTCTGAGAACAGTCCGTCTAGCTCTGTTGCCTGCCATCTTTCTTATGGAGAATGTCTCGACGGAAGAGCTGATCAATGCCCAGGCCAAAAGCAAGGAGCTGGTGGATGAAGCTATCCGTTGTAAGCTGAAGATCCTGCAAAATGATGGCGTCGTTAACAGCCTGTGTGCCCGGCCGAGAAAAACCAGCCATGCTCTGTTCCTTCTGGGAGGCCAGACATTTATGTGTGACAAGTTGTACTTGGTGGATCAGAAAGCCAAAGAAATCATCCCAAAGGCTGACATCCCCAGTCCAAGGAAGGAGTTCAGCGCTTGCGCCATTGGCTGTAAGATGTATATCACTGGCGGGAGAGGCTCAGAGAATGGTGTATCCAAAGATGTATGGGTCTACGACACTGTCCACGAGGAATGGTCCAAGGCAGCGCCCATGCTCATTGCCCGGTTTGGCCATGGCTCTGCAGAGTTAAAACACTGCCTCTATGTAGTAGGAGGTCATACTGCAGCAACTGGATGCCTCCCAGCTTCTCCATCCCTGTCTCTCAAACAGGTGGAGCAGTTTGACCCTGTGGCAAACAAGTGGACCATGGTGGCTCCTTTGAGAGAAGGTGTGAGCAATGCAGCAGTAGTCAGCGTCAAGCTCAAGCTCTTTGCCTTTGGGGGAACCAGCGTCACTCATGACAAGTTACCAAAAGTCCAGTGCTATGATCCGCAGGAGAACCGATGGACAGTGCCTGCATCCTGCCCACAGCCATGGCGTTATACAGCCGCTGCTGTGCTGGGGAACCAGATCTTTGTCATGGGTGGAGATACAGAGTTCTCAGCATGCTCTGCGTACAAGTTTAGCAGCGAGAGCTACCAGTGGACTaaagtgggtgatgtgacagccAAGCGCATGAGCTGCCAAGCTGTAGCATCAGGGAATAAACTGTATGTGGTGGGCGGATACTTTGGCACACAGCGTTGTAAAACTTTAGACTGCTATGACCCAACACTGGATGCTTGGAACAGCATCACTACTGTGCCATACTCTCTCATTCCCACTGCTTTCGTCAGTACCTGGAAGCACCTTCCTGCTTGA